One Clostridium estertheticum DNA segment encodes these proteins:
- a CDS encoding NADH:flavin oxidoreductase, producing MNKLFTEFSIKNVKMKNRICVPPMVIGFRDDGYVAFENVERYKELAKGGAGLIIQEATCVNGDGKLLEKQLGIWKDDQIEGLKSIVDAVHEESCPIFIQIHHAGVVGISEDPICPSPYEYKNYAGSVVGHEMTREDIKSIQNDYIEATRRAYEAGYDGVELHGCHAYLISQFLNKKVNKRTDEYGKYPEKFVIEIIDGIRKVTPKEFIVGIRLGGFEPTIEDGIHYAKVLEKNGIDFLDISYGFMSEQEMHVNEEYKYSNAVYVAEKIKEEVSIPVFAVNGINSAEMAEEILNETNVDIVDIAKGFLINPNWANDAKEGKDTGKCLNCAKCMWFGQTKVCAGKVIFERDNKQK from the coding sequence TTGAACAAATTATTTACAGAGTTTAGTATTAAAAATGTAAAAATGAAGAATCGTATTTGTGTTCCTCCCATGGTTATTGGATTTAGAGATGATGGATATGTAGCATTTGAAAATGTAGAACGTTATAAAGAATTGGCTAAAGGTGGAGCAGGACTCATAATTCAAGAAGCTACCTGTGTTAATGGTGATGGTAAACTACTAGAAAAGCAGCTTGGAATATGGAAAGATGATCAAATTGAAGGACTAAAGAGTATAGTTGATGCAGTTCACGAAGAAAGCTGTCCAATATTTATTCAAATTCATCATGCAGGAGTTGTTGGAATATCAGAAGACCCAATATGTCCAAGTCCCTATGAATATAAAAATTATGCTGGAAGTGTTGTTGGACATGAAATGACTAGGGAAGATATAAAATCTATACAAAATGATTATATTGAAGCTACAAGAAGAGCTTATGAAGCAGGCTATGATGGGGTTGAACTTCATGGATGCCACGCATATTTAATAAGTCAGTTTTTAAACAAAAAAGTAAATAAGAGAACTGATGAATATGGCAAATATCCTGAAAAATTTGTTATAGAAATAATAGATGGGATTAGAAAAGTAACACCAAAAGAATTCATTGTTGGAATCCGTTTGGGAGGATTTGAACCAACGATAGAAGACGGAATACATTATGCTAAAGTATTAGAAAAAAACGGAATAGATTTCCTTGATATTTCTTATGGATTTATGAGTGAACAGGAAATGCATGTAAATGAGGAGTATAAATACTCTAATGCTGTTTATGTAGCTGAGAAAATTAAAGAAGAAGTTTCGATTCCAGTATTTGCAGTTAATGGGATTAATTCAGCGGAGATGGCAGAAGAAATATTAAATGAAACAAATGTAGATATTGTAGATATTGCTAAAGGATTTCTTATAAATCCTAATTGGGCAAATGATGCCAAAGAAGGCAAAGATACTGGAAAATGCTTGAATTGTGCAAAATGTATGTGGTTTGGTCAGACTAAGGTTTGTGCAGGGAAAGTTATATTTGAGAGAGATAATAAACAAAAATAA
- a CDS encoding YczE/YyaS/YitT family protein produces MTKKLNLIKRLILFFIGMSIIQIGVALFLKTNIGSDPFTLFTQGLAFLLKKTPGNANMIILFVLFCIILLVEKTRINIGTIICVVGVGPIIDLGVKAVSFFPIASSSIVIKVLLVVFGCVLIAIGFSILSASNLGVAPNDIIAFIIKDKTKLEYRWIRMALDVMFLIIGFTLGGIFGIGTIISALLTGPCIQFCLPYGEKFVNAIVKNQVEDENKENESLVA; encoded by the coding sequence ATGACTAAAAAACTAAATTTAATTAAAAGACTTATTTTATTTTTTATAGGAATGAGTATAATACAGATTGGAGTAGCTTTGTTTTTAAAAACTAATATTGGTTCTGATCCGTTTACTTTATTCACTCAAGGATTAGCATTTTTATTAAAGAAAACACCTGGGAATGCTAATATGATTATTTTATTTGTTTTGTTTTGCATAATACTTTTAGTTGAAAAAACTCGTATAAATATAGGAACAATTATATGTGTGGTTGGAGTAGGACCCATTATTGACCTTGGAGTAAAGGCTGTTTCATTTTTCCCAATTGCATCTTCAAGTATTGTTATAAAAGTACTTTTAGTTGTATTCGGCTGTGTTCTAATTGCAATTGGATTTTCTATACTCTCAGCAAGTAATCTAGGTGTTGCGCCAAATGATATTATTGCATTTATTATAAAAGATAAAACTAAATTAGAATATCGTTGGATTCGTATGGCATTAGATGTTATGTTTTTAATAATAGGCTTTACACTCGGCGGAATATTTGGTATAGGTACAATAATATCTGCTTTGTTAACAGGTCCATGCATACAATTTTGCCTTCCATATGGAGAAAAGTTCGTAAATGCTATTGTTAAAAATCAAGTTGAAGATGAAAATAAAGAAAATGAGTCTTTAGTAGCTTAG
- a CDS encoding MDR family MFS transporter, with the protein MKERVLEEKFVNKDIHGKEYSRMLLIIAMMIGSFVSILNQTVLSTALPQIMEFFNITASTGQWLTTAFMLVNAIMIPLTVLLLEKISTKKLFMFSMFMFGIGTIICAFSSSFEVLLIGRIIQAVGAGITAPLISTVLLLIFPPEKRGSAMGLYGLVVCFAPAIGPTLAGLIIDKWNWHYLFYMLIPIIVLDIIFTAFFMKDVIPLRNPKIDFLSIILSTVGFGAMLFGFSSAGNKGWSDISVIGTIIIGIVVIALFVWRQLAMETPMLEMRVFKSRTFTMTTIIGSILSIVSIGAGIMVPIFLQSILGKSAFTSGLVLLPGALIMAVMMLISGRLFDKHGVKKLAIPGIILLVIGTLPFVNLNRNTSIMSITLLYAIRYIGIALAIMPLQTAAMNALPDKLLAHGSAVVNTAKQVAGALGTAMLITVMSNVSASNAPVKALAKTNMELYKSVMLDAALKGMNTTFMVVTGIAVLCLVISFFLNDKKQNSDIIKNDTEQQVA; encoded by the coding sequence ATGAAAGAAAGAGTTTTAGAAGAAAAGTTTGTTAATAAAGATATTCATGGAAAAGAGTACAGCAGAATGCTGCTTATAATTGCAATGATGATTGGATCATTTGTTTCAATCTTAAACCAGACAGTACTGTCTACTGCATTACCGCAGATAATGGAATTTTTTAATATAACCGCAAGTACAGGACAGTGGTTAACAACGGCATTTATGCTTGTTAATGCAATAATGATTCCTCTAACAGTGTTGTTACTTGAGAAAATCTCAACTAAAAAATTATTTATGTTTTCTATGTTTATGTTTGGAATTGGAACTATTATATGTGCCTTCTCTTCAAGTTTTGAAGTCCTTCTTATCGGAAGAATAATTCAAGCTGTTGGAGCAGGAATAACGGCGCCTTTAATAAGTACTGTACTTCTCTTAATTTTCCCACCTGAAAAGAGGGGTTCAGCAATGGGTCTTTACGGTTTGGTTGTATGCTTTGCCCCTGCTATAGGACCTACTTTAGCAGGATTGATTATTGATAAATGGAACTGGCATTACTTATTCTATATGTTAATTCCTATTATAGTATTAGATATAATTTTTACAGCTTTCTTTATGAAGGATGTTATACCATTAAGAAATCCTAAAATAGACTTCCTATCCATTATTCTATCAACAGTAGGATTTGGAGCAATGTTGTTTGGCTTTAGTAGTGCTGGAAATAAAGGTTGGTCTGATATTAGCGTTATTGGAACTATAATTATAGGAATAGTTGTAATTGCTTTATTTGTATGGCGCCAGCTTGCAATGGAAACCCCAATGCTTGAAATGCGTGTTTTTAAATCAAGAACCTTCACAATGACAACTATAATAGGTAGTATTTTAAGTATAGTTTCCATTGGAGCAGGTATTATGGTACCGATTTTCCTTCAATCTATTCTTGGAAAATCAGCTTTTACTAGTGGCTTAGTACTTTTGCCAGGTGCATTAATAATGGCAGTTATGATGCTTATATCTGGCCGTCTATTTGATAAGCATGGTGTAAAAAAGTTAGCTATACCTGGCATTATTCTATTGGTTATTGGAACTTTACCTTTTGTAAATTTGAATAGGAATACATCCATTATGTCAATTACTCTGCTATATGCAATTCGATATATTGGAATCGCACTTGCTATAATGCCATTACAAACAGCCGCAATGAATGCGCTGCCAGATAAACTGTTGGCACATGGATCTGCAGTTGTTAATACAGCAAAACAAGTAGCAGGGGCTCTTGGCACTGCAATGCTTATAACTGTAATGTCTAATGTATCTGCTTCTAATGCTCCAGTTAAAGCTCTGGCTAAAACAAACATGGAACTTTATAAGTCAGTAATGTTGGATGCTGCATTGAAAGGTATGAATACAACCTTTATGGTAGTTACAGGGATAGCTGTACTATGTTTAGTTATATCATTCTTCTTAAATGATAAAAAGCAAAACAGTGATATTATAAAAAATGATACCGAACAACAAGTTGCATAA
- a CDS encoding PadR family transcriptional regulator, which produces MNKLSYGLLSLLSTEPMTGYDLTSKINKFWRSTHSAIYPLLSELEENKYVEFILKKQDGKPDKKIYNLTVQGKEFLRKWFISETSDAVVRDEMTLKLYCIQYMDTEAVEKLLNELETRYKKKIEVYKNSIEKIRLKFSENSRGVPPFGAYVLTQRILNEAILDLKWCDWIRDVYKNNYCNFLDQNFKDEGR; this is translated from the coding sequence ATGAACAAATTATCTTATGGCCTTCTAAGTCTATTATCAACTGAACCAATGACAGGTTATGATTTAACGTCGAAGATTAATAAATTCTGGCGCTCTACTCACAGTGCTATCTATCCTTTGCTTTCAGAATTAGAAGAAAACAAGTACGTTGAATTTATATTGAAAAAGCAAGATGGTAAGCCTGATAAAAAGATATATAACTTAACAGTTCAGGGGAAGGAGTTTTTACGCAAATGGTTCATTTCTGAAACAAGTGACGCCGTTGTTAGAGATGAAATGACGTTAAAATTATATTGCATTCAATATATGGATACTGAAGCAGTAGAAAAACTTCTTAATGAACTTGAGACAAGATATAAGAAAAAAATTGAAGTATATAAAAACTCTATAGAAAAAATCAGACTCAAATTCAGTGAGAATTCCAGAGGTGTACCCCCATTTGGTGCTTATGTATTGACTCAAAGGATTTTGAATGAGGCTATATTAGACCTTAAATGGTGTGACTGGATTAGAGATGTATATAAAAACAATTATTGCAATTTTTTAGATCAAAATTTTAAAGATGAAGGAAGATAA
- a CDS encoding ArsR/SmtB family transcription factor has protein sequence MNIKIGYYPVLDMALAFRQLYCGERFKPYIGSLDNIYHKMTEEEKEFIYSFGEATTGWLEVLEKLIDVTLHSTASIEEIILNITKSPELLIKNQKSNVNIKEASESFKKLYQNHFNSEIAKNNKNIFDKVIEISNKIDEQQAVNYLLSISDRIKKEDENTLKFFIKPDHKVNINEITNIIIMPSIFASRNLTFWYNGTDYLFYISINSFEYQPIEPSDMLLLKTLAFNDRTRLKMLKILSTGNYSTAEIAEKLNINSSTISRHFKLFKDAGLVDIFSQEGNSIYYSLNIKEIDQSFKMIFNYIKEEEI, from the coding sequence TTGAATATAAAGATTGGGTATTATCCTGTATTGGATATGGCATTGGCTTTTAGACAGCTCTATTGTGGGGAACGATTTAAACCTTATATAGGTAGCTTGGATAACATTTATCATAAAATGACTGAAGAGGAAAAGGAATTTATTTATAGCTTTGGAGAAGCTACTACCGGATGGCTTGAGGTGCTAGAAAAGCTTATTGATGTTACTTTACATAGTACAGCAAGTATAGAGGAAATAATTCTTAATATTACTAAATCACCTGAATTGTTAATAAAAAATCAAAAATCAAATGTAAACATTAAGGAAGCCTCCGAAAGTTTTAAAAAACTTTATCAAAATCATTTTAACAGTGAAATAGCTAAAAATAATAAGAATATATTTGACAAGGTTATAGAAATATCAAATAAAATTGATGAGCAGCAAGCGGTTAATTATTTATTAAGTATCTCTGACAGAATAAAAAAAGAGGATGAAAATACATTGAAATTTTTCATTAAGCCTGATCATAAGGTAAATATTAATGAAATTACTAATATTATTATTATGCCTTCCATTTTTGCAAGTAGAAATCTTACCTTTTGGTACAATGGTACAGATTATTTATTCTATATATCTATAAACTCTTTTGAGTATCAGCCTATAGAGCCATCAGATATGCTTCTTTTAAAAACCCTTGCTTTTAATGATAGAACAAGACTTAAAATGCTGAAGATACTTTCAACAGGAAACTATAGTACAGCTGAAATTGCAGAAAAGCTAAATATTAATTCATCTACAATATCCAGGCACTTCAAATTATTTAAGGATGCTGGCTTAGTGGACATATTTTCTCAAGAGGGAAATTCCATATATTACTCACTAAATATAAAGGAAATAGATCAGTCCTTTAAAATGATTTTTAATTACATAAAAGAGGAGGAGATTTAA
- a CDS encoding GNAT family N-acetyltransferase — translation MIRDIEEMSLNAFPALQNMVYDGWVLRFADGYARRANSINPLYFSNENINQKIKKCEKIYSSRNLDVIYKITPNVYPSNLDSVLEGLQYRIDATTSLQVLEIDDISESTNENIICSSDINEEWLNYFCSIDNISDKNKAILQSMLENIIPQKYFILLQVEGKSIGCGLGVLDKEFIGIYDIVVDKDYRNKGYGRELVLNLLKLGDEAGAKKAYLQVMLNNPPALKLYSNIGFKEAYKYWYRVKEKQV, via the coding sequence ATGATACGAGATATTGAAGAGATGTCACTTAATGCATTCCCAGCATTACAAAACATGGTATATGATGGCTGGGTGTTAAGATTTGCAGATGGTTATGCCAGAAGGGCAAATTCAATTAACCCATTGTATTTTTCAAATGAAAACATAAATCAAAAGATAAAAAAATGTGAGAAGATTTACAGTTCAAGAAATTTAGATGTAATTTATAAAATAACACCTAATGTTTATCCAAGCAATCTAGATTCAGTATTGGAGGGTTTACAGTATAGAATAGATGCTACTACTAGTTTGCAGGTATTAGAGATAGATGATATATCTGAGTCTACAAATGAAAATATAATATGCAGTAGTGATATTAATGAGGAGTGGCTAAATTATTTCTGTTCAATAGACAATATTTCAGATAAGAACAAAGCTATATTGCAAAGTATGCTTGAAAATATTATACCCCAAAAATATTTTATTTTATTGCAGGTAGAGGGTAAGAGTATTGGCTGTGGATTAGGTGTATTGGATAAGGAGTTTATTGGAATATATGATATTGTTGTGGATAAAGATTATAGAAACAAAGGATATGGTAGAGAGCTTGTGTTAAATCTATTGAAGCTAGGGGATGAGGCTGGAGCTAAGAAGGCATATCTTCAGGTGATGCTGAATAATCCACCAGCTTTAAAGCTTTATTCAAATATAGGCTTTAAAGAAGCATATAAATATTGGTATAGGGTTAAGGAAAAACAAGTTTAA
- a CDS encoding ornithine carbamoyltransferase translates to MKNITSINKLSRDEIIDLIDFTDELKIKNKNGIEYKPLSGKTIITSFPPTSLITKLSFETGIFQLGAQAINFPLNFEGKYLLEDIVGYLNCWIDCLVIRHPEQKVIERITELAEFPVINAMSKKFHPCEILGDLHRIRELRKDLSSLKFVFIGEGANISNTWFEVAGRLDLNITQICPVGYEVSRDIFDFAAENSKGTVEVTNDIEMGIKNADIILTDGWPSGEEVQEKFMPYQINLEVLKLANKNCIVNPCPPFTRGNEVTEEVINSEHFIGYKIKENLFHMQKAILVKTMR, encoded by the coding sequence ATGAAAAATATAACAAGTATTAACAAGCTATCAAGGGATGAAATAATAGATTTAATAGATTTTACTGATGAACTAAAGATAAAAAATAAAAATGGTATAGAGTATAAACCGTTATCAGGAAAAACAATTATAACTTCATTTCCTCCAACAAGCTTAATTACAAAATTGTCCTTTGAAACAGGTATATTTCAATTAGGCGCACAGGCAATTAATTTTCCTCTGAATTTTGAGGGTAAATATTTGCTAGAGGATATAGTGGGATACCTTAACTGCTGGATAGATTGTTTAGTAATTAGACATCCAGAGCAGAAAGTAATTGAAAGGATAACAGAATTAGCAGAATTCCCAGTGATAAATGCTATGTCTAAAAAATTTCACCCCTGCGAGATATTAGGAGATTTGCACAGGATAAGAGAGCTAAGAAAGGATTTATCAAGCTTGAAATTTGTTTTCATTGGTGAGGGAGCTAATATTTCAAATACCTGGTTTGAAGTAGCAGGTAGATTAGATTTAAATATTACTCAAATATGCCCAGTTGGTTACGAAGTAAGTAGGGATATTTTTGATTTTGCAGCTGAAAATTCTAAGGGAACAGTGGAAGTAACTAATGACATTGAAATGGGAATAAAAAATGCAGACATTATTCTTACGGATGGTTGGCCTTCTGGAGAAGAGGTTCAGGAAAAATTTATGCCTTACCAAATAAATTTAGAGGTACTAAAGCTAGCTAATAAAAATTGTATAGTAAACCCTTGCCCTCCATTTACTAGAGGTAATGAGGTAACAGAGGAGGTTATTAATTCAGAGCATTTTATTGGGTATAAAATAAAGGAAAATTTGTTTCATATGCAGAAGGCTATATTGGTAAAAACAATGAGATAG
- a CDS encoding class I SAM-dependent methyltransferase, with product MEKINYNETCKIYDLVREEDMVTIRRIIEEGKINCNSTVLEIGCGTGNYAVTISKCTEAQVYGMDQSEGMLEKAEAKGSKINFIKGDAGTLEGFEDNYFDVIYMVDVLHHIKDINTMLKNIYRILKKEGKIFIFTDSYENIKNRLTTKYFPETLEVELERYQSTEEIFEAMKDNGFHSIKADNLDIGYEEEAGEKLIKIAETQGYSMFNLISQEAINRGIERLNEDLKKANISYQAKASYISANK from the coding sequence ATGGAAAAAATAAACTATAATGAAACATGTAAAATTTACGACTTAGTTAGAGAAGAAGATATGGTTACAATTAGAAGGATCATAGAGGAAGGGAAAATAAATTGTAATTCAACAGTTCTAGAAATAGGTTGTGGCACGGGCAATTATGCGGTTACCATCTCTAAGTGTACAGAAGCGCAGGTATATGGAATGGATCAATCTGAAGGTATGCTTGAGAAGGCAGAAGCAAAGGGTTCTAAGATTAATTTTATTAAAGGAGATGCAGGTACCTTAGAGGGTTTTGAAGATAATTATTTTGACGTCATTTATATGGTGGATGTTTTACATCATATTAAAGACATAAATACCATGCTTAAGAATATATATAGGATATTAAAAAAAGAGGGAAAAATTTTTATTTTTACGGATAGCTATGAAAACATAAAAAACAGACTTACTACAAAGTATTTTCCAGAGACCTTAGAGGTGGAGCTTGAAAGGTATCAATCCACAGAAGAGATATTTGAAGCTATGAAGGATAACGGATTTCATAGCATTAAGGCGGATAATCTTGATATAGGCTATGAAGAAGAAGCTGGTGAAAAATTAATTAAAATTGCAGAAACGCAGGGGTATTCAATGTTTAACCTGATATCGCAGGAAGCTATTAATAGAGGAATAGAGAGGCTAAATGAAGATTTAAAGAAGGCGAATATCAGCTACCAAGCAAAAGCATCATATATTTCTGCAAATAAGTAA
- a CDS encoding ABC transporter permease yields the protein MKNNIKKFIPQILAVMLGVFLVYFVCILGGGIKFGIKDNIVTPLEKLSLVWITDTKVEQGKFYKEMSQDKDVEKIIFTEDVRQIQTKLIAQSAGTFVFYPEAVDIKFIMDKLNFKLVQGKIPENNNELCINSNFAKSNNLNLGDSYGSDVDEKHQLNGIYKIVGIYSGKFTVTFCSRDFAEVKKNNSGQAFLVIPKEGKLDKVNSKIELYKNIKYENLNTMKKSTDGLFQMFNIFAVIVLGLTVFVITFTISNINYMHLYDRLEELSILDTLGYNKITIAFKLIKEFTIIIFLGSLLGIVLGILGGYIFNAIYCTPKGFPVGILNPWYILISLLVPVFVSLFSSIPVIRFLRNMNTIEVLEGRY from the coding sequence GTGAAAAATAACATAAAGAAATTCATTCCTCAAATATTGGCTGTAATGCTGGGAGTTTTTCTAGTATATTTTGTGTGTATTTTAGGCGGTGGAATAAAATTTGGTATTAAAGATAATATTGTTACTCCCTTGGAAAAGCTTTCCTTAGTATGGATTACTGATACAAAAGTGGAGCAAGGGAAGTTTTATAAGGAAATGAGCCAAGATAAAGATGTAGAAAAAATTATATTTACTGAGGATGTTAGACAGATACAAACTAAACTAATAGCCCAAAGTGCTGGTACTTTTGTGTTTTATCCAGAAGCTGTGGATATAAAATTTATTATGGATAAATTGAATTTCAAATTAGTACAGGGTAAAATTCCAGAAAACAATAATGAACTATGTATTAATAGTAATTTTGCAAAAAGTAATAATTTGAATTTAGGAGATAGTTATGGCTCTGATGTAGATGAAAAACATCAGTTAAATGGAATCTATAAAATCGTAGGAATATATTCGGGTAAATTCACAGTTACTTTCTGCTCTAGAGATTTTGCTGAAGTCAAAAAAAATAATTCAGGTCAGGCATTCTTAGTAATACCTAAAGAGGGTAAGTTAGATAAGGTAAATAGTAAAATAGAGTTGTATAAAAATATTAAGTATGAAAATTTAAATACAATGAAAAAGTCTACAGATGGATTGTTTCAAATGTTTAATATATTTGCTGTTATTGTACTTGGCTTAACAGTGTTTGTAATAACCTTTACAATTAGCAATATTAATTATATGCACTTATATGATAGGTTAGAGGAATTATCTATATTAGATACATTGGGATACAATAAAATAACAATAGCCTTTAAATTAATAAAAGAATTTACAATAATAATTTTCCTTGGATCTTTACTTGGCATTGTACTTGGTATATTGGGTGGATACATATTTAATGCTATCTACTGTACTCCTAAAGGGTTTCCTGTTGGCATTCTAAATCCTTGGTATATATTAATTAGTTTACTAGTGCCTGTTTTTGTATCTCTTTTTTCTTCTATCCCTGTAATTAGATTTTTACGTAACATGAATACCATTGAGGTGCTTGAGGGGAGATATTAG
- a CDS encoding ABC transporter ATP-binding protein, whose amino-acid sequence MIKIENVNLIYDIGKETETYALKNIDLNIRENKFYGILGPSGSGKSSLLYILSGLKKPSSGKALYNGDDLNKIKNKELSIIRSNDFGFVFQRHFLLDYLTSLQNVLVPLNSNRNEDINRAMSLLKDLGLEKEMNKMPFQMSGGQRQRVAIARALINKPKVIFADEITASLDHKNAFEVMKILKKYKKETTIIVVTHDESILEGVDEIINIWDGSIIEDKKKLVNSCSK is encoded by the coding sequence ATGATTAAAATTGAAAATGTAAATTTAATATATGATATTGGAAAAGAAACAGAAACTTATGCCCTGAAAAATATAGATTTGAATATAAGAGAGAATAAATTCTATGGAATATTAGGTCCTTCAGGTAGTGGTAAGAGTTCACTATTATATATTTTAAGCGGACTTAAAAAACCAAGTTCAGGAAAGGCTTTGTATAATGGAGATGATCTTAATAAAATTAAAAACAAAGAACTTTCAATTATTAGAAGTAATGACTTTGGTTTTGTATTTCAAAGACATTTTCTTTTAGATTATCTAACCTCTCTTCAAAATGTGCTAGTGCCACTAAATTCCAATAGAAATGAAGATATTAATAGAGCTATGTCCTTATTAAAAGATCTAGGGCTTGAAAAAGAAATGAATAAAATGCCCTTTCAGATGTCTGGCGGACAAAGGCAGCGGGTGGCAATTGCAAGAGCTTTAATTAATAAACCAAAAGTAATATTTGCTGACGAAATTACAGCATCCTTGGATCATAAAAATGCCTTTGAAGTAATGAAGATTTTAAAAAAGTATAAGAAAGAAACTACAATAATTGTTGTGACTCACGATGAGAGCATACTAGAAGGTGTGGATGAGATAATTAATATATGGGACGGCTCTATAATTGAAGATAAGAAAAAGCTGGTGAACTCATGCAGCAAGTAA
- a CDS encoding FtsX-like permease family protein: MNKPLSYYLYFKSNKKKTLGMVLSIAFSILLIGVIQMFSDNMSDTYYRNLTKLNYISTISSTKGRLPKETMESIKNNSTVDKLIIVNTYRYSIVNIIGASAGYTGYYMDEKDIPVLMDRMGMKLNDGTLLKNDEKKIIINSNIARATDRDIGGYMGNEVSNMDNFKGKYEIKGIIKGDNIISFIAKSKEKIASNNEQFEEYLLLPKEGKLEEMNSFLKGLPKDNIKLLTYQDILQERKSDDEGMNTIFNILIIIIILVLSVSLGNSSYIHYFQRRSEFGLLKAIGQGEDKIILRMIKEISISSALGLAVGLMLLLIFKGIGNTFYTYPKGLSLFQINVQLIPKIIAIPIFICIFSIIPVSRLLVKIEPISIIERVG; encoded by the coding sequence ATGAATAAACCCTTAAGTTATTATTTATATTTTAAAAGTAATAAAAAGAAAACCTTAGGTATGGTCTTATCTATTGCATTTTCTATTCTATTAATTGGTGTAATTCAAATGTTTTCAGATAATATGTCAGATACCTATTATAGGAATTTAACAAAATTAAATTATATTTCTACTATAAGTTCAACAAAAGGAAGACTTCCTAAAGAAACTATGGAAAGTATAAAAAATAACAGTACAGTGGATAAGTTAATAATAGTTAATACTTATCGTTATAGCATAGTTAATATTATTGGTGCTTCCGCAGGTTATACAGGGTATTATATGGACGAAAAAGATATACCAGTTCTAATGGATAGAATGGGTATGAAGCTTAATGATGGTACCCTCTTAAAAAATGATGAGAAAAAAATTATTATAAATTCAAATATAGCTAGAGCAACCGACAGGGATATTGGAGGTTATATGGGTAATGAAGTTAGTAATATGGATAATTTCAAAGGTAAATATGAGATAAAAGGAATCATTAAAGGTGATAATATAATCTCATTCATTGCAAAATCTAAAGAGAAAATTGCAAGTAACAATGAACAATTTGAAGAGTATTTATTACTTCCTAAAGAAGGAAAGTTAGAGGAAATGAATAGCTTTTTAAAAGGACTTCCAAAGGATAACATTAAACTTCTAACTTACCAGGATATATTACAAGAAAGAAAATCTGATGATGAAGGCATGAATACAATTTTTAATATTTTAATAATTATCATAATTTTAGTTTTATCAGTGTCCCTTGGTAACTCCTCCTATATTCATTACTTTCAAAGAAGGAGCGAATTCGGATTATTAAAGGCTATAGGACAAGGCGAGGATAAAATAATCTTAAGAATGATAAAAGAAATTAGTATTTCATCAGCTCTAGGTCTTGCTGTTGGGTTGATGCTACTGCTGATTTTTAAAGGTATTGGAAATACCTTCTACACCTATCCTAAAGGGTTAAGCTTGTTTCAAATAAATGTTCAATTGATACCAAAAATAATAGCAATACCAATTTTCATCTGTATATTTTCAATAATTCCAGTTTCAAGATTACTTGTAAAAATAGAACCAATTTCCATTATAGAGAGGGTGGGTTAG